A genomic segment from Pistricoccus aurantiacus encodes:
- a CDS encoding ferritin-like domain-containing protein — translation MSNQPFLTDIKTIRERARQHIERGAVTEGYTADRENVINLLNEALATEIVCTLRYKRHYYMADGLSASVAKEEFLEHAQQEQQHADWLAERIVQLGGAPNFSPEGLLSRSHAEYVEGESLRDMIMEDLVAERIAIDSYREIATYLGDKDPTSRRIMEDILAQEEEHADDMAGLLEGLDHQRLDNA, via the coding sequence GTGTCCAATCAGCCATTTCTTACGGATATCAAGACCATACGCGAGCGCGCTCGTCAGCATATCGAGCGCGGCGCCGTCACCGAGGGCTATACCGCGGATCGGGAAAACGTCATCAATCTGCTCAACGAAGCGCTGGCCACGGAAATCGTCTGCACGCTTCGCTACAAGCGCCACTACTATATGGCGGACGGCCTGAGCGCAAGCGTTGCCAAGGAAGAGTTTCTCGAGCATGCCCAGCAGGAGCAGCAGCACGCGGACTGGCTGGCAGAGCGCATCGTGCAGCTGGGCGGCGCGCCCAACTTCTCGCCGGAAGGCCTGCTGAGCCGTTCTCACGCGGAGTACGTCGAAGGCGAAAGCTTGCGCGACATGATCATGGAGGACCTGGTGGCGGAACGCATTGCCATCGACAGCTATCGGGAAATCGCTACCTACCTGGGTGACAAGGATCCGACCTCCCGGCGCATCATGGAGGACATTCTTGCCCAAGAAGAAGAGCACGCGGACGACATGGCCGGCCTGCTTGAAGGGCTGGATCATCAGCGGCTGGACAACGCCTAA
- a CDS encoding peroxiredoxin translates to MALQLGDIAPDFTQESTEGTINFHEWAGDSWVILFSHPKDYTPVCTTELGEVSRLKPEFERRNAKAIGLSVDPLDDHHGWAGDIQETQGHALNFPLLADADRKVSDLYGMIHPKANDTLTVRSVFIIDPSKKVRLTITYPASTGRNFAEILRVLDSLQLTDNHKVATPVNWCDGDDCIIVPAVSNEEAKTLFPEGWDEKKSYLRMVKQPGKA, encoded by the coding sequence ATGGCGCTGCAACTTGGCGATATCGCCCCGGACTTCACCCAGGAAAGCACCGAAGGAACCATCAATTTTCACGAGTGGGCCGGCGACAGCTGGGTAATCCTGTTCTCGCATCCCAAGGATTACACGCCGGTCTGCACCACTGAGCTTGGCGAGGTGTCTCGCTTGAAGCCGGAGTTCGAGCGCCGCAATGCCAAGGCCATCGGTCTGTCGGTTGATCCTCTGGATGATCACCATGGCTGGGCCGGAGACATCCAGGAAACCCAGGGACATGCGCTCAACTTCCCCCTGCTGGCGGATGCAGACCGCAAGGTCAGCGACCTTTACGGCATGATTCATCCCAAGGCCAACGACACCCTGACGGTGCGCAGCGTCTTCATCATCGACCCCAGCAAGAAGGTGCGCCTGACCATCACCTATCCCGCCAGCACCGGACGGAACTTCGCGGAAATCCTGCGGGTGCTCGACAGCCTCCAGCTCACCGACAATCACAAGGTGGCCACGCCGGTGAACTGGTGCGACGGTGACGACTGCATTATCGTCCCGGCGGTCAGCAACGAAGAAGCCAAGACCCTGTTCCCCGAGGGCTGGGACGAGAAGAAGTCCTATCTGCGCATGGTCAAGCAGCCGGGCAAGGCTTGA
- a CDS encoding trans-sulfuration enzyme family protein has translation MPTFKGLSTRCVHAGEPETDTPQTPIYATTLFTFQDTQQLSDTVAGRRPGGLYTRFGLNPTIQALEAKLATLEEGEAALSFSSGMAAESALFMSHGRQGVITLGDVYGGTLTLLADQLPTLGIPFFPLLGHELDRLEETLVQGPKLIFLETPTNPALEIFDIAAIAEMAHHHGALLAVDNTFASPVNQQPLALGADLVMHSATKYLGGHSDLTAGALIGPRELLEPINAWRKSLGSVPAPETASLLARSLRTLVIRIRQHNAGAQQVAEALAKHPKVTRVLYPGLESFPGHDLAKRQMRGFGGMLTITVGDSGEDATRFVDRLKLFALAPSLGGVESLVTQPLTLTHHAMGAAERERRGISDNMVRLSVGLEDPEDLIEDLQQALEE, from the coding sequence ATGCCTACCTTTAAAGGACTTTCCACCCGCTGCGTGCACGCCGGCGAGCCGGAAACGGATACGCCGCAAACGCCCATATACGCCACCACGCTGTTCACCTTTCAAGACACCCAGCAGTTAAGCGACACGGTGGCGGGGCGCCGACCCGGTGGTCTCTATACCCGCTTCGGCCTCAATCCCACCATTCAAGCCTTGGAAGCCAAACTCGCCACCCTGGAAGAGGGCGAAGCGGCGCTGTCCTTCAGTTCAGGAATGGCGGCGGAATCCGCCCTGTTCATGAGCCATGGCCGTCAAGGCGTCATCACGTTGGGCGATGTTTACGGTGGCACCCTGACTCTGCTGGCGGATCAGTTGCCTACCCTGGGTATTCCCTTTTTTCCCTTGCTGGGCCATGAGCTGGACCGCCTGGAAGAGACGCTTGTCCAAGGTCCCAAGCTGATCTTCCTGGAAACCCCCACCAACCCGGCCCTGGAAATCTTCGATATCGCCGCCATTGCGGAGATGGCTCACCACCACGGGGCGTTACTGGCGGTGGACAACACCTTCGCCTCACCGGTCAACCAGCAGCCCTTGGCCCTCGGAGCGGATCTGGTCATGCACAGCGCCACCAAGTACCTGGGCGGCCACAGCGACCTGACCGCCGGCGCCCTGATCGGCCCCCGTGAGTTGCTCGAGCCGATCAACGCCTGGCGCAAGAGCCTGGGCAGCGTACCCGCCCCGGAAACCGCCTCGCTGCTCGCGCGCAGCCTGCGCACCCTGGTGATACGCATTCGCCAGCATAATGCAGGCGCTCAGCAGGTGGCGGAAGCCCTGGCAAAGCACCCCAAGGTAACGCGAGTGTTGTATCCGGGTCTGGAAAGCTTCCCCGGCCACGACTTGGCCAAGCGCCAGATGCGCGGCTTCGGCGGCATGTTGACCATCACCGTGGGCGACAGCGGCGAGGACGCCACCCGCTTCGTCGATCGTCTGAAGCTCTTTGCTCTGGCGCCGAGCCTGGGCGGCGTGGAAAGCCTGGTCACCCAGCCGCTGACCCTGACTCACCACGCCATGGGCGCGGCTGAGCGCGAGCGTCGCGGCATCAGCGACAACATGGTGCGGCTCTCCGTGGGGCTGGAAGACCCGGAGGATCTGATCGAGGACCTGCAGCAAGCACTGGAAGAATGA
- a CDS encoding ABC transporter substrate-binding protein: MLPIFRRLGALLALSCLPGLAPAQNTTLEVGYMPILPVAQLFVMEGEGWTEEAGLELDLTRFSSGPAMVQALAAGDLDVMYFGIGPAMVARANGVPIKVLAASIKEQIGLVARGEFAESFDGLDPKAAIARFTEEQSRKPKIATFPRGSVPDTVLRYWLAEQVGVDLDSVDIVAMGADRVQQALLAGAVDAASILEPILTTVTERDDSAKVIVRGGDMLPNQPGAVLAAREAVLKEHPQAMRKLLELHIRATQVLEEDPERAAPHVREFVGKRLVPLATVEAALKSPSSNYLSDPHEIIDATRVMRDFQTQNGTLRKSVDIEALFDTQLYDEVSQPQGDQTS; this comes from the coding sequence ATGCTGCCTATTTTCCGTCGCCTTGGCGCGTTACTGGCCTTGTCATGCCTGCCCGGGCTCGCCCCGGCCCAGAACACCACCCTGGAGGTGGGCTACATGCCGATTCTGCCGGTGGCGCAGCTTTTCGTCATGGAAGGCGAAGGTTGGACCGAGGAAGCTGGCCTGGAGCTTGACCTGACCCGCTTTTCCAGCGGCCCGGCCATGGTGCAGGCCTTGGCCGCCGGCGATCTGGACGTGATGTATTTCGGCATCGGTCCGGCCATGGTGGCTCGGGCCAATGGGGTGCCGATCAAGGTGCTGGCCGCCAGCATCAAGGAGCAGATCGGCCTGGTGGCCCGAGGGGAATTCGCCGAGAGTTTCGACGGCTTGGACCCCAAGGCAGCCATTGCCCGTTTTACCGAAGAGCAGAGTCGCAAGCCCAAGATCGCCACCTTCCCCCGCGGCTCGGTGCCGGACACGGTGCTGCGCTACTGGCTCGCCGAGCAGGTCGGTGTGGATCTGGATAGCGTGGACATCGTCGCCATGGGCGCGGATCGGGTACAGCAGGCGCTGCTGGCCGGTGCGGTGGATGCGGCGTCGATCCTCGAGCCGATCCTGACCACGGTGACCGAACGCGACGATAGCGCGAAAGTGATCGTTCGAGGCGGCGACATGCTGCCGAATCAGCCCGGCGCGGTCCTGGCTGCCCGGGAAGCCGTACTGAAAGAGCATCCGCAGGCCATGCGCAAGCTGCTGGAGCTGCATATCCGCGCCACTCAAGTCCTGGAAGAAGATCCGGAGCGCGCCGCGCCCCACGTGCGGGAATTCGTCGGCAAGCGCCTGGTGCCCCTGGCCACGGTAGAAGCGGCGCTGAAATCGCCTTCCTCCAATTACCTGAGCGATCCTCATGAAATCATCGACGCCACCCGGGTGATGCGAGATTTTCAGACCCAGAACGGCACCCTGAGGAAGTCGGTGGATATCGAGGCACTGTTCGATACGCAACTCTACGACGAGGTGAGCCAACCGCAGGGCGATCAGACCTCATGA
- a CDS encoding ABC transporter permease, with the protein MSHYRRILLSILGVGVFVVLWEAALRSGLLPGNLVPLPSSIPGVFWAEVLDGIWLEVVISSLSHYGVGVAIGSILGILVGVGAALVPTFDALHAWLARLLRPIPPLAWIPFAIIWFGISAQAAAFIISIGVFWINYFTSYSAVKSVDPGFDEVAIAFGQKSFLARLHKVSLPAAAPGILSGLRAGLGQGWMTVVAAELFGIPGIGQRMMEASSLLATDIVVVYMLTIAGLYALFDSLFMALQRRLLRWQP; encoded by the coding sequence ATGAGCCACTATCGGCGCATACTGCTCAGCATCCTGGGGGTTGGGGTTTTCGTGGTGCTGTGGGAAGCGGCGCTGCGCAGCGGCCTGCTGCCGGGCAATCTGGTACCGCTGCCGTCGAGCATTCCCGGCGTCTTCTGGGCGGAAGTGCTCGACGGTATCTGGCTCGAGGTCGTGATATCGAGCCTGTCCCACTATGGCGTGGGAGTAGCGATCGGCTCGATACTCGGCATTCTGGTGGGTGTCGGCGCCGCCCTGGTGCCTACCTTTGACGCCCTGCATGCATGGCTAGCGAGGTTATTACGCCCGATTCCGCCCCTGGCCTGGATTCCCTTCGCCATCATCTGGTTCGGTATCAGCGCCCAGGCGGCGGCATTCATCATCAGTATCGGCGTGTTCTGGATCAACTACTTCACCAGCTACAGCGCCGTGAAGAGCGTCGACCCGGGCTTCGACGAGGTTGCCATCGCCTTCGGCCAGAAAAGCTTTCTGGCCAGACTGCACAAGGTCAGCCTGCCCGCGGCGGCGCCGGGCATCTTGAGCGGTCTGCGCGCCGGTCTCGGCCAAGGCTGGATGACCGTGGTCGCCGCGGAGCTGTTCGGCATTCCCGGTATCGGTCAACGCATGATGGAAGCCTCGAGCCTGCTGGCCACGGACATCGTGGTGGTCTACATGCTGACCATCGCCGGGCTCTATGCTCTGTTCGACTCCCTGTTCATGGCCCTGCAGCGCCGATTACTGAGATGGCAGCCATGA
- a CDS encoding ABC transporter ATP-binding protein, which translates to MNRHESASQPVLKAQGLSLGFGADTVLEGVDLDLAPQEFVAIVGASGVGKSTLLRALAGLLKPQHGQVALRKDTAPDKRSWSMVFQAPRLFPWRRVHRNVELGLEGLKLSRRERRQRALETLSLVDLADYAERWPGTLSGGQQQRVGIARALAVRPDVLFMDEPFSALDAITRRRLQAELVALRTRTEAAIVFVTHDIEEAVLLADRVIVLGKRGEGPAGVVARVDIDLPLEGRREHDGFADRVYTIEKRIGTAATEFTL; encoded by the coding sequence ATGAATCGACACGAAAGCGCATCACAGCCAGTACTCAAGGCTCAAGGGTTGAGCCTGGGATTTGGCGCGGACACGGTGCTGGAAGGGGTCGATCTCGATCTGGCGCCCCAGGAATTCGTCGCCATCGTCGGCGCTTCCGGGGTGGGCAAGTCGACTCTGCTGCGCGCCTTGGCAGGCTTGCTAAAACCGCAGCACGGCCAAGTGGCGCTGCGAAAAGACACCGCGCCGGATAAGCGCAGCTGGTCGATGGTGTTTCAGGCACCAAGACTGTTTCCCTGGCGCCGAGTGCATCGCAACGTGGAGCTGGGGCTCGAAGGGCTCAAGCTCTCCCGGCGAGAGCGCCGCCAGCGGGCGCTGGAAACGCTATCGCTAGTGGATCTGGCGGACTATGCCGAGCGCTGGCCAGGCACCCTCTCCGGAGGTCAGCAGCAGCGGGTGGGCATCGCTCGAGCGCTGGCGGTGCGCCCGGACGTCTTGTTCATGGACGAGCCCTTCTCCGCCCTGGACGCCATCACCCGCCGGCGCCTGCAGGCGGAGCTGGTAGCACTGCGCACCCGCACCGAGGCGGCCATCGTCTTCGTTACCCACGATATCGAAGAAGCCGTGCTGCTCGCCGACCGAGTCATCGTGCTGGGCAAGCGCGGCGAGGGGCCCGCCGGCGTGGTGGCCAGGGTGGATATCGATCTGCCCCTGGAAGGCCGTCGAGAGCATGACGGCTTCGCCGATCGGGTCTATACCATTGAAAAGCGTATCGGCACCGCCGCCACCGAGTTCACTCTTTGA
- a CDS encoding PHA/PHB synthase family protein — protein MNQAYQNLTISRLSERPTSPLSERPTTSPLSGRYATRSLDRAFKANLAKATGGTSPAGVATVIYEWLAHLAMSPGKQLELTEELGFKLAYLTRRVRHMNPAWDTRPCLDPIPRDNRFGHEAWSRWPYNLISQSFLLQQEWWESATTNIDGLSKSTENVVSFIARQTLDHWSPSNFSWLNPEVIDATLAQGGMNFLRGWENLCEDWERHVSGCPPVGSEDFKLGENLAATPGKVIYRNRLIELIQYTPTTEKVYAEPILIVPAWIMKYYILDLTPKKSLVRYLVEQGHTVFMISWLNPTSEDRDLSMSHYRRLGPEAALSVISAIVPDRKIHAVGYCLGGTLLYITAAAMARDGDERLATITTLAAQADFTEAGELSMFITESEVDYLESMMQDLGYLDGYQMAGAFQLMRSNDLIWSRMIHNYMLGKRQVASALMAWNADMTRMPHLMHSQYLRRLFLDNDLATGRYIIGDRPIAIPDINAPIFAVATLGDHVAPWRSVYKIHLLSDMDEVTFLLTSGGHNAGIVSEPGHKRRTYQMETRLARQSYIDPDTWLQTMPSQHGSWWPVWQAWLVERSSAKRVAPPSMGNGRYAPLVDAPGTYVLQK, from the coding sequence ATGAACCAGGCTTATCAAAATCTTACAATTTCCCGGCTATCCGAACGCCCCACCTCCCCGCTATCCGAACGTCCCACCACTTCTCCACTGTCCGGGCGTTACGCCACGCGTTCCCTGGATCGCGCGTTCAAGGCCAACCTAGCCAAGGCAACCGGGGGCACCTCACCGGCGGGCGTTGCCACGGTCATCTATGAATGGCTCGCGCACCTGGCCATGTCCCCAGGCAAGCAGCTGGAGCTGACCGAGGAACTGGGCTTCAAGCTTGCCTACCTGACACGCCGCGTCCGCCACATGAACCCGGCCTGGGATACCCGGCCTTGTCTCGACCCCATCCCACGAGATAATCGCTTTGGCCACGAAGCCTGGTCTCGCTGGCCCTATAACCTGATCTCTCAATCGTTTCTGTTGCAGCAGGAGTGGTGGGAAAGCGCCACCACCAATATCGATGGGCTATCGAAAAGCACCGAAAATGTGGTGTCCTTCATCGCCCGGCAGACACTTGATCACTGGTCACCGTCCAACTTCTCCTGGCTCAACCCGGAAGTGATCGACGCGACCCTGGCCCAGGGCGGCATGAACTTCCTACGCGGCTGGGAGAATCTCTGCGAAGACTGGGAACGTCATGTGTCCGGTTGTCCGCCGGTGGGTAGCGAGGACTTCAAGCTCGGCGAGAACCTGGCGGCCACCCCGGGCAAGGTCATCTATCGCAACCGGCTGATCGAGCTAATCCAGTACACGCCGACCACCGAAAAGGTCTATGCGGAACCGATCCTGATCGTGCCGGCCTGGATCATGAAGTACTACATTCTTGACCTGACGCCGAAGAAATCCCTGGTCCGCTACTTGGTGGAACAGGGACATACCGTCTTCATGATTTCCTGGCTCAACCCTACCTCGGAAGATCGAGATTTGAGTATGAGCCACTATCGGCGCCTTGGCCCCGAGGCAGCATTGAGTGTCATTTCGGCCATCGTCCCGGACCGCAAGATTCACGCCGTCGGTTACTGTCTCGGTGGCACACTGCTGTACATAACCGCCGCCGCCATGGCGCGGGACGGCGACGAGCGCCTGGCCACGATCACCACCCTGGCCGCCCAGGCCGACTTCACCGAAGCCGGCGAACTGTCGATGTTCATCACCGAAAGCGAAGTCGACTACCTCGAAAGCATGATGCAGGACCTTGGCTATCTCGATGGCTACCAGATGGCCGGCGCCTTCCAGCTGATGCGCTCCAACGACCTGATCTGGTCACGCATGATTCACAACTACATGCTCGGCAAGCGTCAAGTAGCGAGCGCACTGATGGCCTGGAACGCGGACATGACGCGCATGCCTCATTTGATGCACTCCCAGTATTTGCGTCGACTGTTCCTTGACAACGACCTGGCCACCGGCCGCTATATCATCGGCGATCGTCCCATCGCCATCCCGGATATCAACGCCCCGATCTTCGCGGTGGCGACCCTCGGCGATCACGTCGCTCCCTGGCGTTCGGTCTACAAGATTCATCTACTGTCCGACATGGACGAGGTCACCTTCCTGCTCACCAGCGGCGGCCACAACGCGGGCATCGTCAGCGAGCCAGGGCACAAGCGCCGCACCTACCAGATGGAAACTCGCCTGGCGAGGCAGAGCTACATCGATCCGGATACCTGGCTGCAGACGATGCCCAGCCAGCATGGCTCCTGGTGGCCGGTCTGGCAGGCCTGGCTGGTGGAGCGCTCCTCCGCGAAGCGAGTCGCGCCTCCCAGCATGGGCAATGGACGCTATGCGCCACTGGTGGACGCCCCGGGTACCTATGTCCTGCAGAAGTGA
- a CDS encoding NADPH-dependent assimilatory sulfite reductase hemoprotein subunit, whose product MSTPDRSRDITQPLETLHPNERLKANSRFLCGTIEQSLADPITGALAPDDTQLTKFHGFYQQDDRDLRDERRRQKLEPAYQMMLRLRLPGGTCTPEQWLKLDDIGRRYGDGGLRLTTRQTFQFHGVLKRDLRTTIQDINSVLLDTMAACGDVNRTVMAAVNPHQSALHAKVQEHAQAVSDHLAPRAGAYREIWLDGERVDPDKDNEPIYGPTYLPRKFKIGFAVPPVNDIDVYSQDLGFIAIVEDGDLQGFNVCVGGGMGRTDNEAATYPRLADPIGFCRPEEMIAVAETIVTVQRDYGDRVDRKRARLKYTLDTHGLDWFKGEVEERLGWSLGEAREVAFEHNGDRYGWLEGDDGHWHYTLFIENGRIRDWPDYPLMSGLREIARVHEGEFQLTPNQNLTIVNISPAWRDTIERLLQDHHLTQGRRQSALRRNAMACVAMPTCGLAMAESERYLPSLLIKLEALAEQAGIADTPIVTRMTGCPNGCARPYLAEIGFTGRAPGKYNLYLGGGFHGQRLNKCYLENVGETKILEALEGLFQHYGREREPGEPFGDFVIRVGYVPEVTAGRHFND is encoded by the coding sequence ATGAGCACTCCCGATCGCAGCCGCGATATCACCCAACCCCTCGAGACGCTGCACCCCAACGAGCGCCTCAAGGCCAATAGCCGCTTCCTGTGCGGCACCATCGAGCAGAGCCTGGCGGATCCGATCACCGGGGCCTTGGCGCCGGACGATACCCAGCTGACCAAGTTCCACGGCTTCTATCAGCAGGACGACCGCGACCTGAGGGACGAGCGGCGTCGCCAGAAGCTGGAGCCCGCCTACCAGATGATGCTGCGCCTTCGCCTGCCTGGTGGCACTTGTACCCCAGAACAGTGGCTCAAGCTCGACGACATCGGCCGCCGCTACGGGGATGGCGGCCTGCGCCTGACCACCCGCCAGACCTTCCAGTTTCACGGCGTGCTCAAGCGCGATCTGCGCACCACCATTCAGGACATCAACTCGGTGCTGCTGGATACCATGGCCGCCTGTGGCGACGTCAACCGTACCGTCATGGCCGCGGTCAACCCACATCAGAGCGCGCTGCATGCAAAGGTGCAAGAGCACGCCCAAGCGGTCAGCGATCACCTGGCGCCTCGCGCCGGCGCCTACCGGGAAATCTGGCTGGACGGCGAGCGCGTCGATCCGGACAAGGACAACGAGCCGATCTACGGCCCCACCTACCTGCCGCGCAAGTTCAAGATCGGCTTCGCGGTGCCGCCGGTCAACGATATCGACGTCTACAGCCAGGACCTGGGCTTTATCGCCATCGTCGAAGATGGCGACCTGCAGGGCTTCAACGTCTGCGTGGGCGGCGGCATGGGGCGCACCGACAACGAGGCCGCCACCTATCCGCGCCTGGCGGACCCGATCGGCTTCTGTCGTCCGGAGGAGATGATCGCGGTGGCGGAAACCATCGTCACCGTGCAGCGGGACTACGGCGACCGGGTGGATCGCAAGCGGGCCCGGCTCAAGTACACCCTGGATACCCACGGCCTGGACTGGTTCAAGGGCGAGGTCGAGGAGCGCCTGGGCTGGTCCCTGGGCGAGGCGCGGGAAGTCGCCTTCGAGCACAACGGCGACCGCTACGGCTGGCTGGAAGGCGACGACGGTCACTGGCACTACACCCTGTTCATCGAGAACGGGCGTATTCGCGACTGGCCGGATTACCCGCTGATGAGCGGGCTGCGAGAGATCGCCCGAGTACACGAAGGCGAGTTCCAGCTGACCCCCAACCAGAACCTGACCATTGTCAATATTTCACCGGCATGGCGGGACACCATCGAGCGCCTGCTACAAGACCATCATCTGACTCAAGGACGTCGACAGAGCGCCCTGCGACGCAACGCCATGGCCTGCGTGGCCATGCCTACCTGTGGCTTGGCCATGGCGGAAAGCGAGCGCTATCTGCCGAGCCTCTTGATCAAGCTGGAAGCGCTGGCAGAACAGGCGGGCATCGCCGACACGCCGATCGTTACCCGCATGACCGGCTGCCCCAACGGCTGCGCCCGGCCCTACCTGGCGGAAATCGGCTTCACCGGCCGCGCGCCGGGCAAGTACAACCTGTACCTGGGCGGCGGCTTTCACGGCCAGCGGCTCAACAAGTGCTACCTGGAAAACGTCGGCGAGACGAAGATTCTCGAGGCCCTGGAAGGGTTATTCCAGCATTACGGTCGCGAGCGCGAACCCGGCGAGCCCTTCGGCGATTTCGTGATTCGCGTGGGCTACGTGCCGGAAGTGACCGCCGGGCGCCACTTCAACGACTGA
- a CDS encoding assimilatory sulfite reductase (NADPH) flavoprotein subunit: MHSNALDATNSPLTVEQAGAVNRLIEALSADQRTWLSGYLTGVNAAASAQPAPSQAPAAHPLTILYGSETGNAEGVARQLGEQALARGLDARVVDLADYKHKELRQEARLVIVTATHGEGEPPDPAADFYEFLHGRKAPKLKECLFAVLGLGDSSYEFFCQTGQDFDRRLEALGAERLSPRLDCDVDYEEPAQAWITQLLDALASRSDTPAPGAEPAALTPQDSPQATRYDRQHPFLAEVLECQGLNGRGSPKETYHLELSLEGAGLDYQPGDILCLLPRNREAEVSALLDALGLDPEERVESHSGGRSLFEALRDDYEITTLTPPVVEAYAARIEAPAIGELLAKERRGELMDYLYGRHLIDLVLEYPGANLDAPALLGMLRKLQPREYSIASSHLANPEEVHLTVAAVRYTSFERERHGVASTYLCDLIEPGDRVPIYLRTNKHFRLPDNPETPLIMVGPGTGVAPFRAFLQQREELGASGPSWLFFGNPHFRTDFLYQTEFQDWLKRGVLSRLDVAFSRDEAEKIYVQQRLRERGGEVYRWLEDGAHFYVCGDAERMAPDVNDALIEIVREHGGHSKEAATDYVKQLQRDKRYQRDVY; the protein is encoded by the coding sequence ATGCACAGCAACGCCCTGGATGCGACCAATAGCCCGCTGACGGTGGAGCAGGCTGGCGCGGTCAATCGCTTGATCGAGGCGCTGTCCGCGGATCAGCGTACTTGGCTGAGCGGCTACTTGACGGGTGTCAACGCCGCGGCGTCGGCTCAGCCAGCTCCTTCTCAGGCGCCTGCGGCGCATCCCCTGACGATTCTCTATGGCTCCGAAACCGGCAATGCGGAAGGGGTGGCGCGCCAGCTCGGCGAGCAGGCCCTGGCCCGGGGGCTCGATGCCCGAGTCGTCGACTTGGCGGACTACAAGCACAAGGAACTGCGCCAGGAAGCCCGGCTAGTGATCGTCACCGCCACCCATGGCGAGGGGGAGCCACCGGACCCGGCGGCGGACTTCTATGAATTTCTGCACGGCCGCAAGGCGCCCAAGCTCAAGGAGTGCCTCTTTGCGGTGCTAGGGCTGGGAGATTCCAGCTATGAATTCTTCTGCCAGACCGGCCAGGATTTCGACCGCCGGCTGGAAGCCCTGGGCGCCGAGCGCCTATCACCGCGACTCGATTGCGACGTGGATTATGAGGAGCCTGCCCAGGCCTGGATCACCCAGTTGCTGGACGCCCTGGCCAGCCGCAGCGATACGCCGGCGCCGGGCGCCGAACCGGCGGCGCTGACTCCGCAAGACTCACCGCAGGCAACTCGCTACGATCGCCAGCACCCTTTCCTGGCGGAGGTGCTGGAGTGCCAGGGGCTGAACGGGCGCGGTTCCCCCAAGGAAACCTATCATCTGGAACTTTCCCTGGAAGGCGCCGGACTGGACTATCAGCCCGGCGACATCTTGTGTTTGTTGCCGCGCAACCGGGAGGCGGAAGTCAGCGCCTTGCTCGACGCCCTGGGACTGGACCCGGAGGAACGAGTCGAAAGTCATAGCGGTGGACGTAGCCTTTTCGAAGCGCTGCGGGACGACTACGAGATCACCACCCTGACGCCGCCGGTGGTGGAAGCCTACGCGGCCCGAATCGAGGCACCAGCCATTGGCGAACTGCTGGCCAAGGAGCGGCGCGGCGAGTTGATGGATTACCTTTACGGGCGCCACCTGATCGATCTGGTGCTCGAATACCCCGGCGCTAATCTGGATGCTCCGGCGCTGCTGGGTATGCTGCGCAAGCTGCAGCCCCGGGAGTACTCGATTGCCTCGAGCCACCTAGCGAACCCGGAAGAGGTTCATCTCACCGTGGCGGCGGTGCGTTATACCAGCTTCGAGCGCGAGCGCCATGGCGTCGCCTCCACCTATCTGTGCGACCTGATCGAGCCCGGCGATCGGGTGCCGATCTATCTGCGCACCAACAAGCATTTCCGCCTGCCGGACAATCCCGAGACCCCGCTGATCATGGTGGGGCCGGGCACCGGGGTCGCGCCGTTTCGCGCCTTCTTGCAGCAGCGCGAGGAGCTTGGCGCCAGCGGCCCCAGCTGGCTGTTCTTCGGCAATCCGCACTTCCGCACGGATTTCCTCTATCAGACCGAGTTCCAGGACTGGCTCAAGCGCGGTGTGCTGAGCCGGCTCGACGTGGCTTTCTCCCGGGACGAGGCGGAGAAGATCTACGTCCAGCAGCGCCTTCGCGAGCGCGGTGGCGAGGTCTATCGCTGGCTGGAAGACGGTGCGCACTTCTACGTATGCGGCGACGCGGAGCGCATGGCACCGGATGTCAACGACGCCCTGATCGAGATCGTCCGCGAGCACGGTGGCCATTCGAAGGAAGCCGCTACCGACTATGTCAAACAGCTGCAGCGCGACAAGCGTTATCAGCGCGACGTCTATTGA